From a region of the Pseudoxanthomonas sp. X-1 genome:
- a CDS encoding SapC family protein, giving the protein MPRHALLNNIDHRDLRVSTRHGAGVDDAAMSVVTFPGEFRALQAYYPIVFQKDAQGRFHPLALLGLQPGQNLFLRGDRWDAHYVPMAVERQPFAIGHDAQGEPMLHVDLEHPRIDPQGEPLFLEHGGHAPLLQHMVALLRTLHDGLAGNDAFIQALLSHELLESFVLDVKLTGGQPLQLRGFYTIHEERLRALDGAALQALAHAGHLEPIYMALASMTHLRDLIGRLEQGA; this is encoded by the coding sequence ATGCCGCGCCACGCCCTGCTCAACAACATCGATCATCGCGACCTGCGCGTGTCCACCCGCCACGGCGCGGGGGTGGACGATGCGGCGATGTCCGTGGTGACCTTCCCGGGCGAGTTTCGCGCGCTGCAGGCCTATTACCCGATCGTGTTCCAGAAGGACGCGCAGGGCCGCTTCCATCCGCTGGCGCTGCTGGGCCTGCAGCCGGGGCAGAACCTGTTCCTGCGCGGCGATCGCTGGGATGCCCACTATGTGCCGATGGCGGTCGAGCGCCAGCCGTTCGCGATCGGGCACGACGCGCAGGGCGAACCGATGCTGCATGTCGACCTGGAGCATCCGCGCATCGATCCGCAGGGCGAGCCGCTGTTCCTCGAACACGGCGGCCACGCGCCGCTGCTGCAGCACATGGTCGCGCTGCTGCGCACCCTGCACGACGGGCTGGCCGGCAACGACGCCTTCATCCAGGCCCTGCTGTCGCATGAACTGCTGGAGTCCTTCGTGCTGGACGTGAAGCTGACGGGCGGCCAGCCGCTTCAGCTGCGCGGCTTCTACACCATCCACGAGGAGCGCCTGCGCGCGCTGGACGGCGCGGCGCTGCAGGCGCTGGCGCATGCGGGCCATCTGGAGCCGATCTACATGGCGCTGGCCTCGATGACGCACCTGCGCGACCTGATCGGCCGCCTCGAGCAGGGCGCGTGA
- a CDS encoding tryptophan halogenase family protein: MDEAIRHVVIVGGGSAGWLTAGLIAAEHRDRHGPTLRVSVLESPDVPAIGVGEGTWPTMRDTLRRIGVGEADFVRACDATFKQGSQFVGWVDGGAHDRYTHPFTLPKGYGETQLAVAWAAQGAVPFAHLACFQPHLCDAGRGPKQFATPEFAAVANYAYHLDATRLGAFLRQHCVERLGVRHIVGHMDAVLSHENGDIAALAVRDQPALEGDLFVDCTGLRALLLGAHYGIAPVGVSDTLFNDRALALQVPYADPDAPIACQTLSTAQRAGWIWDIGLSARRGVGHVYSSAFTSDEEAEADLRAYVEATGGPAAATLPPARRIDLQPGYRPTPWHRNCVAVGLASGFVEPLEASSLVLVELAAARLADEMPATRADMDLLAARFNETFAYRWQRVIEFLKLHYVLSRRTMPYWRAHREDASVPPRLRELLQLWRHQSPSRSDFPRSEEIFPSASWQYILYGMGVRPEPRPARRSEDLQAAQACFAESAALVQRMLPALPSHRALVEHIKAHGLPRL, translated from the coding sequence ATGGACGAGGCAATCCGGCATGTGGTGATCGTGGGCGGCGGCTCGGCCGGCTGGCTGACGGCCGGACTGATCGCCGCCGAGCATCGCGATCGCCACGGCCCCACGCTGCGGGTGAGCGTGCTCGAGTCGCCCGACGTGCCGGCGATCGGCGTCGGCGAGGGCACCTGGCCGACCATGCGCGACACGCTGCGCCGGATCGGCGTGGGCGAGGCGGACTTCGTCCGCGCCTGCGATGCGACCTTCAAGCAGGGCTCGCAGTTCGTCGGCTGGGTCGACGGCGGCGCGCACGATCGCTACACCCATCCCTTCACCCTGCCCAAGGGCTACGGCGAGACGCAGCTGGCCGTGGCCTGGGCGGCGCAGGGCGCTGTGCCCTTCGCGCACCTGGCCTGCTTCCAGCCGCATCTGTGCGACGCCGGGCGCGGGCCCAAGCAGTTCGCGACCCCCGAGTTCGCCGCGGTCGCCAACTACGCCTATCACCTGGACGCGACCCGGCTCGGCGCCTTCCTGCGCCAGCACTGCGTCGAACGCCTCGGCGTGCGGCACATCGTCGGCCACATGGACGCGGTGCTCAGCCACGAGAACGGCGATATCGCCGCGCTGGCGGTGCGCGACCAGCCCGCGCTCGAGGGCGACCTGTTCGTGGACTGCACCGGCCTGCGCGCGCTGCTGCTGGGCGCGCACTACGGCATCGCACCGGTCGGCGTCTCGGACACGCTGTTCAACGACCGCGCCTTGGCCCTGCAGGTGCCCTACGCCGATCCGGACGCGCCGATCGCGTGCCAGACACTGTCCACGGCGCAGCGCGCCGGCTGGATCTGGGACATCGGCCTGTCGGCGCGGCGCGGCGTGGGCCATGTGTACAGCAGCGCGTTCACCTCCGACGAGGAGGCCGAGGCGGATCTGCGGGCCTATGTCGAAGCCACCGGCGGCCCCGCCGCGGCGACGCTGCCGCCGGCGCGGCGCATCGATCTCCAGCCGGGCTATCGGCCCACGCCCTGGCATCGCAATTGCGTGGCGGTCGGCCTGGCCAGCGGCTTCGTCGAGCCGCTGGAGGCCTCCTCGCTGGTGCTGGTCGAACTGGCGGCCGCGCGCCTGGCCGACGAGATGCCGGCCACGCGCGCCGACATGGACCTGCTGGCCGCGCGTTTCAACGAGACCTTCGCCTACCGCTGGCAGCGCGTGATCGAGTTCCTCAAGCTGCACTACGTGCTCAGCCGCCGGACGATGCCCTACTGGCGGGCGCATCGCGAGGACGCCAGCGTGCCGCCGCGCCTGCGGGAGCTGCTGCAGCTGTGGCGCCACCAGTCGCCCTCGCGCAGCGATTTTCCGCGCAGCGAGGAGATCTTTCCTTCGGCCAGCTGGCAGTACATCCTCTACGGCATGGGCGTGCGTCCGGAACCCCGCCCCGCGCGGCGCTCGGAAGACCTGCAGGCCGCGCAGGCCTGTTTCGCCGAGAGCGCGGCGCTGGTGCAGCGCATGCTGCCGGCGCTGCCCAGCCACCGTGCGCTGGTCGAGCACATCAAGGCCCACGGCCTGCCCCGCCTTTGA
- a CDS encoding TonB-dependent receptor, translated as MKHMVAMPRRQLLVSAMLVALSTTAAAQTAPEPSGGSAAQATPGNASAQSSTDATNLDAVQVKGIRQSMMSSANLKRDSQGVVDGIVAEDMGKFPDTNLAESLQRITGVSIDRSNGEGSKVTVRGVGPDFNLVLLNGRQMPTATGGRAFEFSDLASEAISAVEVYKTSRASTPAGGIGATINIKTARPLENPGFHASAGVKGVVDTSDDDLPGHYEGKSVTPEISGIFSNTWADNRFGVSLSASRQDRESGSALAQVAPGNGWQTYIDTPQANGVGGPNGALAASPNVTNRPGPNDVYSMPQSLGYSVNSVHRQRTNGQLAFQFAPTDNLTATLDYTYSENKIQSARNDMSVWFNFTPDQSSWTDGSGSSPLTYHETYGCTPRVYPGGATDPGCSDLAMGASKTAVVHENKSLGFNVDWRVTDSFSLNFDYHDSSAESRPDSPYGSSNTMSTAGFFRQGAGFDMSGDFPILMLNLPPGMSEIDPSMMQATGSVFRNDYQKAKIKQGQLSGQFQFEDYSKLNFGVSSTEYKNRSAFTNVQLDTWGGNVPAGPGAYDDSLFKLAHMGDYFDGGGANSPAFSDAFFLFDFEAMRQAAANARTNAGLGVPEDYLASTDYSGAAVPGSSASRTVGDSRVQEKSHSAYLEWSNTYDLSMPLSVAVGVRYEDTKVTASALQPAPVAVNWASANEFNLVYQGNEFYTLGGDYKYWLPNLDLGLDLTSDMKLRFSAGKTIGRPNWGDLNAAQTLGSPARYDGGGGGSGNPALKPLVSRNLDLSWEWYYAEGSYVSVGYFYKKIDNFIARQTQRETPIPDLYTPAGGAYWNEAVAAGCAQTDRPCIRDYIFANHDGDPGVNAANGSIVGQPGDPVLEFNISKPVNNRSDKLDGWEFNIQHVFGETGFGVAANYTKVDSGLTYNNGVLGTQFALTGLSDTANFVVFYDKGPWQARAAYNWRDEFLSALGDGKGDNPLYVEAYGQLDLSFSYEFNDHFSVSLEGINVTDESTRVHGRNKHQIYSLEQFGPRYMFGARYKF; from the coding sequence ATGAAGCACATGGTTGCCATGCCGCGTCGGCAGTTGCTGGTGTCGGCGATGCTGGTCGCGTTGTCCACGACGGCCGCCGCGCAGACGGCGCCGGAACCGTCCGGCGGTTCGGCCGCACAGGCCACGCCGGGCAATGCCAGCGCGCAATCCAGTACCGATGCCACCAACCTGGATGCGGTGCAGGTCAAGGGCATCCGCCAGAGCATGATGTCCTCGGCCAACCTCAAGCGCGATTCGCAGGGCGTGGTCGACGGCATCGTCGCCGAGGACATGGGCAAGTTCCCGGACACCAACCTGGCCGAGTCCCTGCAGCGCATCACCGGCGTGTCCATCGACCGCAGCAACGGCGAAGGCTCCAAGGTCACCGTGCGCGGCGTCGGGCCGGACTTCAACCTGGTGCTGCTCAACGGCCGCCAGATGCCGACCGCCACCGGCGGCCGCGCGTTCGAGTTCTCCGACCTGGCCTCCGAGGCGATCTCGGCGGTGGAGGTCTATAAGACCAGCCGCGCCAGCACCCCGGCCGGCGGCATCGGCGCCACGATCAACATCAAGACCGCCCGTCCGCTGGAGAACCCGGGCTTCCACGCCAGCGCCGGCGTCAAGGGCGTGGTGGACACCTCCGACGACGATCTGCCGGGCCATTACGAGGGCAAAAGCGTCACGCCGGAAATCTCCGGCATCTTCAGCAACACCTGGGCCGACAACCGCTTCGGCGTCTCGCTGAGCGCCAGCCGCCAGGACCGCGAGTCCGGGTCGGCCCTGGCCCAGGTCGCGCCGGGCAACGGCTGGCAGACCTACATCGATACCCCGCAGGCCAACGGCGTGGGCGGCCCGAACGGCGCGCTGGCCGCCTCGCCCAACGTCACCAACCGTCCGGGCCCGAACGATGTGTATTCGATGCCGCAGAGCCTGGGCTACTCGGTCAATTCGGTGCATCGCCAGCGCACCAACGGCCAGCTGGCCTTCCAGTTCGCGCCCACCGACAACCTGACCGCCACGCTCGACTACACCTACTCGGAAAACAAGATCCAGTCGGCGCGCAACGACATGTCGGTGTGGTTCAACTTCACGCCGGACCAGAGTTCGTGGACCGATGGCTCCGGTTCCTCGCCGCTGACCTATCACGAGACCTACGGCTGCACGCCGCGCGTCTATCCGGGCGGCGCGACCGACCCGGGCTGCTCGGACCTGGCCATGGGCGCGTCCAAGACCGCCGTGGTGCATGAGAACAAGTCGCTGGGCTTCAACGTCGACTGGCGCGTGACCGACAGCTTCAGCCTGAACTTCGACTACCACGACTCCAGCGCCGAGTCGCGCCCGGACAGCCCGTACGGCTCCAGCAACACCATGTCCACCGCCGGCTTCTTCCGCCAGGGCGCCGGCTTCGACATGAGCGGCGACTTCCCGATCCTGATGCTCAACCTGCCGCCGGGCATGAGCGAGATCGACCCGTCGATGATGCAGGCCACCGGTTCGGTGTTCCGCAACGACTACCAGAAGGCCAAGATCAAGCAGGGCCAGCTGTCCGGCCAGTTCCAGTTCGAGGACTACTCGAAGCTGAACTTCGGCGTGTCCAGCACCGAGTACAAGAACCGCTCGGCCTTCACCAACGTGCAGCTGGACACCTGGGGCGGCAACGTGCCCGCCGGCCCGGGCGCCTATGACGATTCGCTGTTCAAGCTGGCGCACATGGGCGACTACTTCGACGGCGGCGGCGCCAACAGCCCGGCCTTCTCCGATGCGTTCTTCCTGTTCGACTTCGAGGCCATGCGCCAGGCCGCGGCCAATGCCCGCACCAACGCCGGCCTGGGCGTGCCGGAGGACTACCTGGCCTCGACCGACTATTCCGGCGCCGCGGTGCCGGGCAGCTCGGCCAGCCGCACGGTGGGCGACAGCCGCGTGCAGGAGAAGTCGCACAGCGCCTACCTGGAGTGGAGCAACACCTACGACCTGTCCATGCCGCTGAGCGTGGCCGTCGGCGTGCGCTACGAGGACACCAAGGTCACCGCCTCGGCGCTGCAGCCGGCGCCGGTGGCGGTCAACTGGGCCAGCGCCAACGAGTTCAACCTGGTCTACCAGGGCAACGAGTTCTACACCCTCGGCGGCGACTACAAGTACTGGCTGCCGAACCTGGACCTGGGTCTGGACCTGACCTCGGACATGAAGCTGCGCTTCAGCGCCGGCAAGACCATCGGCCGTCCCAACTGGGGTGACCTGAATGCCGCGCAGACGCTCGGCAGCCCCGCGCGCTACGACGGCGGCGGCGGCGGTTCGGGCAACCCGGCGCTCAAGCCGCTGGTGTCCAGGAACCTGGACCTGTCCTGGGAGTGGTACTACGCCGAGGGCAGCTATGTCTCGGTCGGCTACTTCTACAAGAAGATCGACAACTTCATTGCCCGCCAGACCCAGCGCGAGACCCCGATCCCGGACCTGTACACCCCCGCCGGTGGCGCGTACTGGAACGAGGCCGTGGCCGCCGGCTGCGCGCAGACCGACCGTCCCTGCATCCGCGACTACATCTTCGCCAACCACGACGGCGACCCGGGCGTGAACGCGGCCAATGGCAGCATCGTCGGCCAGCCGGGCGACCCGGTGCTGGAGTTCAACATCTCCAAGCCGGTCAACAACCGCTCGGACAAGCTCGATGGCTGGGAATTCAACATCCAGCACGTGTTCGGCGAGACCGGCTTCGGTGTGGCGGCCAACTACACCAAGGTCGATTCGGGCCTGACCTACAACAACGGCGTGCTGGGCACCCAGTTCGCGCTGACCGGCCTGAGCGACACGGCCAACTTCGTGGTGTTCTACGACAAGGGCCCGTGGCAGGCGCGCGCGGCGTACAACTGGCGCGACGAGTTCCTCAGCGCCCTGGGCGATGGCAAGGGCGACAACCCGCTCTACGTCGAAGCCTATGGCCAGCTGGATCTCAGCTTCAGCTATGAGTTCAACGACCACTTCAGCGTGTCGCTGGAAGGCATCAACGTGACCGACGAGTCCACCCGCGTGCACGGCCGCAACAAGCACCAGATCTACTCGCTGGAGCAGTTCGGGCCGCGCTACATGTTCGGCGCGCGCTACAAGTTCTGA
- a CDS encoding TIGR00645 family protein gives MSPQPPARLHPIAGLIFASRWLQLPLYLGLILAQCVYVFLFGKELWHLIHEAPSLGEQQIMLIVLGLIDVVMISNLLVMVIVGGYETFVSRLRLEGHPDQPEWLSHVNASVLKVKLAMAIIGISSIHLLKTFIAAGALGGLPFCSPELLASAATASAIGTTGCSTLTPQGVLWQTIIHCVFILSAIGIAWTDRLMQGVQAAQKPAH, from the coding sequence ATGTCGCCCCAGCCGCCCGCCCGCCTCCACCCCATCGCCGGCCTGATCTTCGCCTCGCGCTGGCTGCAGCTGCCGCTGTACCTGGGCCTGATCCTGGCGCAGTGCGTGTACGTGTTCCTGTTCGGCAAGGAGCTGTGGCACCTGATCCACGAGGCGCCCAGCCTGGGCGAACAGCAGATCATGCTGATCGTGCTGGGGCTGATCGACGTGGTGATGATCTCCAACCTGCTGGTGATGGTGATCGTCGGCGGCTACGAGACCTTCGTCTCGCGCCTGCGCCTGGAAGGCCACCCCGACCAGCCCGAGTGGCTCAGCCACGTCAACGCCAGCGTGCTCAAGGTCAAGCTGGCGATGGCGATCATCGGCATCTCCTCGATCCACCTGCTGAAGACCTTCATCGCCGCCGGCGCGCTGGGCGGGTTGCCGTTCTGCTCGCCCGAGCTGCTGGCCAGCGCCGCCACGGCCAGCGCCATCGGCACCACCGGCTGCTCCACGCTGACCCCGCAGGGCGTGCTGTGGCAGACCATCATCCACTGCGTCTTCATCCTCTCGGCCATCGGCATCGCCTGGACCGACCGCCTGATGCAGGGCGTGCAGGCCGCGCAAAAACCCGCGCACTGA
- a CDS encoding glutathione binding-like protein, with translation MIDLYYWPTPNGHKITLFLEEAGLDYTIKPVNIGAGDQFVADFLAISPNNKMPAIVDHTPADGGAPQSVFESGAILLYLAEKTGAFLPAQARARIEALEWLFWQVGGLGPMLGQNHHFNQYAPEKIPYAMDRYTNETRRLYGVLDKRLDGRDFLAGDYSIADMAAYPWIVPHAKQKMDLVDFPNMARWFDAISQRPATARAYALGPQVNPALGEPLTEEQRRHMFGQPPR, from the coding sequence ATGATCGACCTCTATTACTGGCCCACGCCCAACGGACACAAGATCACCCTGTTCCTGGAAGAGGCCGGGCTGGACTACACGATCAAGCCGGTGAACATCGGCGCCGGGGATCAGTTCGTCGCCGACTTCCTGGCCATCTCGCCCAACAACAAGATGCCGGCCATCGTCGACCACACCCCGGCCGACGGCGGCGCGCCGCAGAGCGTGTTCGAATCCGGCGCGATCCTGCTGTACCTGGCCGAGAAGACCGGCGCCTTCCTGCCGGCGCAGGCGCGCGCGCGGATCGAGGCGCTGGAATGGCTGTTCTGGCAGGTGGGCGGGCTGGGGCCGATGCTCGGCCAGAACCACCACTTCAACCAGTACGCGCCGGAGAAGATCCCCTACGCCATGGACCGCTACACCAACGAGACCCGGCGCCTGTACGGCGTGCTGGACAAGCGCCTGGACGGCCGCGATTTCCTTGCCGGGGACTATTCCATCGCCGACATGGCGGCCTATCCGTGGATCGTGCCGCACGCCAAGCAGAAGATGGATCTGGTGGACTTCCCCAACATGGCGCGCTGGTTCGACGCCATCAGCCAGCGTCCGGCGACCGCGCGCGCCTACGCCCTGGGCCCGCAGGTCAATCCCGCCCTGGGCGAACCGCTGACCGAAGAACAGCGCCGGCACATGTTCGGCCAGCCGCCGCGGTAA
- a CDS encoding S9 family peptidase, with amino-acid sequence MKPAPALALQPLTLEAITGDAPLSGPSLLKPTLSPDGARVAYLRGRDGARHRLDLWCYDVAAGQHRLLVDADHVLPAGDERLSAEEAARRERQRIAAYSGIVEYQFSHDGARLLFPLGGALYLYDLRAAPAQAVRTLTHAEEGFATDARFSPRDGFVGFIRGRDLWVVDLADGVQHRLTHDGDAVIGNGVAEFVADEEMGRHTGYWWAPDDSALAFARIDESPVPLKQRSELHADRTVVVEQRYPAAGEPNVEVRLGVIAPRAGAAPRWIDLGTDPDIYLARVTWRDAQRLAFQRQSRDQQRLDLIEHDLRTDAQRTLVTETSPTWVPLHDALRFLDDGRFVWASERSGFLHLSLHEEDGTLGTPLTEGAWPVDALLGVDAVRSLVYFSAGMREGMAAPTQAHAFAVPFDGGPPQALTREAGLHAVSFARDASVFVDHWSSPSVPPQLVLHRADGTPLATLLANDLDDPRHPYAPYRAAHRPPRFGTCLAADGVTPLHTSLLLPPGFDPSRRHPVIVHVYGGPAAQTVTESWPTRGDAWLDQSLAQRGYVVFSVDNRGTPRRGRAFGGALYGRQGTVEVDDQCAAVDWLRAQPWVDPARIGVYGWSNGGYLTLMLLARAPQRFACGVAGAPVVDWALYDTHYTERYMGHPRANADGYAQASVLSHVAGIAPGALLLMHGMADDNVLFSNATALMSALQARGTAFELMAFPGARHGLLGRDALFRYRMMEDFFARKLKGGSAG; translated from the coding sequence ATGAAGCCTGCTCCTGCCCTCGCCCTCCAGCCCCTCACCCTAGAAGCCATCACCGGCGATGCGCCGCTGAGCGGGCCGAGCCTGCTCAAGCCCACCCTGTCGCCCGACGGCGCGCGCGTGGCCTATCTGCGCGGCCGCGACGGCGCGCGGCACCGACTGGACCTGTGGTGCTACGACGTCGCGGCCGGCCAGCACCGTCTGCTGGTCGATGCCGACCACGTGCTGCCGGCAGGCGACGAGCGGCTCAGCGCCGAGGAAGCCGCGCGCCGCGAGCGCCAGCGCATCGCCGCCTACAGCGGCATCGTCGAGTACCAGTTCTCGCACGACGGCGCACGGCTGCTGTTCCCGCTGGGCGGCGCGCTCTACCTGTACGACCTGCGCGCCGCGCCGGCGCAGGCGGTGCGGACGCTGACGCATGCCGAGGAGGGCTTCGCCACCGATGCGCGCTTCTCGCCGCGCGATGGCTTCGTCGGCTTCATCCGCGGGCGCGACCTGTGGGTGGTGGACCTGGCCGACGGCGTGCAGCACCGGCTGACCCACGACGGCGATGCGGTCATCGGCAACGGCGTGGCCGAGTTCGTCGCCGACGAGGAGATGGGACGCCACACCGGCTACTGGTGGGCTCCGGACGACAGCGCCCTGGCGTTCGCGCGCATCGACGAATCGCCGGTGCCACTCAAGCAGCGCAGCGAGCTCCACGCCGACCGCACCGTGGTGGTCGAACAGCGCTATCCGGCCGCCGGCGAGCCCAACGTGGAGGTGCGGCTGGGCGTGATCGCGCCACGCGCGGGCGCGGCCCCACGCTGGATCGACCTGGGCACCGACCCGGACATCTATCTGGCCCGGGTGACCTGGCGCGATGCGCAGCGCCTGGCCTTCCAGCGCCAGTCGCGCGACCAGCAGCGCCTGGACCTGATCGAACACGACCTGCGCACCGATGCGCAGCGCACCCTCGTCACGGAGACCTCGCCGACCTGGGTCCCGCTGCACGATGCGCTGCGCTTCCTGGACGACGGGCGCTTCGTGTGGGCGTCCGAACGCAGCGGCTTCCTGCATCTATCCCTGCACGAAGAGGATGGCACGCTGGGCACGCCGCTGACGGAAGGCGCGTGGCCGGTCGATGCGCTGCTCGGCGTCGATGCGGTACGCAGTCTGGTGTACTTCAGCGCCGGCATGCGCGAGGGCATGGCGGCGCCGACCCAGGCGCATGCGTTCGCCGTGCCCTTCGATGGCGGCCCGCCGCAGGCGCTGACACGGGAGGCGGGCCTGCATGCGGTGAGCTTCGCGCGCGATGCCAGCGTGTTCGTCGATCACTGGTCCAGCCCGTCGGTGCCGCCGCAGCTGGTGCTGCATCGCGCCGACGGCACGCCGCTGGCCACGCTGCTGGCCAACGACCTCGACGATCCCCGCCATCCGTATGCGCCCTACCGCGCCGCGCATCGCCCGCCGCGGTTCGGCACCTGCCTGGCCGCCGATGGCGTCACGCCGCTGCACACCAGCCTGCTCCTGCCGCCCGGCTTCGACCCGTCGCGGCGCCATCCGGTGATCGTGCATGTCTACGGCGGCCCGGCCGCGCAGACGGTGACCGAGAGCTGGCCCACGCGCGGCGATGCCTGGCTGGACCAGTCCCTGGCCCAGCGCGGCTACGTGGTCTTCAGCGTGGACAACCGCGGCACGCCGCGGCGCGGGCGTGCCTTCGGCGGCGCGCTGTACGGGCGGCAGGGCACGGTCGAAGTGGACGACCAGTGCGCGGCGGTGGACTGGCTGCGCGCGCAGCCCTGGGTCGACCCGGCGCGCATCGGCGTGTACGGCTGGTCCAACGGCGGCTATCTGACGCTGATGCTGCTGGCGCGCGCGCCGCAGCGATTCGCCTGCGGCGTGGCCGGCGCCCCGGTTGTCGACTGGGCGCTGTACGACACCCATTACACCGAACGCTACATGGGCCATCCGCGCGCCAACGCCGACGGCTACGCCCAGGCCAGCGTGCTGAGCCATGTGGCGGGCATCGCGCCGGGGGCGCTGCTGCTGATGCACGGCATGGCCGACGATAACGTGCTGTTCTCCAACGCCACCGCCCTGATGAGCGCCCTGCAGGCGCGCGGCACCGCCTTCGAACTGATGGCCTTCCCCGGCGCCCGGCACGGGCTGCTGGGACGCGACGCGCTGTTCCGCTACCGGATGATGGAAGACTTCTTTGCGCGCAAGCTGAAGGGCGGCAGCGCAGGCTGA
- a CDS encoding DUF885 domain-containing protein: MKPLVFALALALCAPLPGVAAEATSPAAPAWVARSNTYAEALLEAQAAFMPEMASQVGLSAYDAQVADLGPNQPARYRAAMTAARGKLEAALQTERDANVRQDLQILLHAVDMELQGSQLNEDLLLPWVDAPQSVFNGINNLLSDQVPPARRAKALDRLKAYVGLTPGSTPFTTLARQRYEEKLANPALLPPTRLEVERALSNVDTYIDGIRELFVEYKIAGAEPALARMAAELKAYADWTRSTVLPKARTDTRLPPQLYAFQLKQVGIDIDPQQLMQRAQVEFMETRAAMQQLAPQVAKAQGLRDTDYRAVVKALKRGTIANDQLEAHYRDVIDRIDPIMKRERIVTVPKRPLQMRLGSAAESAASPAPHYLPPPLVGNTGQQGQFVLPIGNPSADGQDAGSRYDDFNFAAAAWTLSAHEGRPGHDLQFAAMVERGLSLARTLFAFNSVNVEGWALYAEAEMVPYEPAEGQMIALQFRLLRAARAMLDPMLNLGLIDRERARLVLENDVGLSPAMARQELDRYTFNAPGQAGSYFYGYSRILELRMQTELALGPKFDRQAFNDFLLDQGLLPPDQLAEAVRTQFVPRYADKAAP, from the coding sequence ATCAAGCCGCTGGTGTTCGCCCTTGCCCTGGCGCTGTGCGCGCCGCTGCCCGGCGTGGCGGCCGAGGCGACCTCGCCGGCCGCGCCGGCCTGGGTCGCGCGCAGCAACACCTATGCCGAGGCGCTGCTGGAGGCGCAGGCAGCCTTCATGCCCGAGATGGCCAGCCAGGTGGGCCTGTCGGCCTACGACGCCCAGGTGGCCGACTTGGGGCCCAACCAGCCGGCGCGCTACCGCGCGGCGATGACCGCCGCGCGCGGCAAGCTGGAGGCCGCGCTGCAGACCGAACGCGATGCCAACGTGCGCCAGGACCTGCAGATCCTGCTGCATGCGGTGGACATGGAGCTCCAGGGCAGCCAGCTCAACGAGGACCTGCTGCTGCCTTGGGTCGACGCGCCGCAGTCGGTGTTCAACGGCATCAACAACCTGCTCTCCGACCAGGTGCCGCCCGCGCGCCGGGCCAAGGCGCTGGACCGGCTGAAGGCCTACGTGGGCCTGACCCCGGGCAGCACGCCGTTCACCACGCTCGCGCGCCAGCGCTACGAGGAGAAGCTGGCCAACCCGGCGCTGCTGCCGCCGACCAGGCTCGAGGTCGAGCGCGCCCTGTCCAACGTGGACACCTACATCGACGGCATCCGCGAGCTGTTCGTCGAGTACAAGATCGCCGGCGCCGAGCCGGCGCTGGCGCGCATGGCCGCCGAGCTCAAGGCCTACGCCGACTGGACCCGTAGCACCGTGCTGCCCAAGGCGCGCACCGACACGCGCCTGCCGCCGCAGCTGTACGCCTTCCAGCTCAAGCAGGTCGGCATCGACATCGATCCGCAGCAGCTGATGCAGCGCGCGCAGGTGGAGTTCATGGAGACCCGCGCGGCCATGCAGCAGCTGGCGCCGCAGGTGGCCAAGGCGCAGGGGCTGCGCGACACCGACTACCGCGCGGTGGTCAAGGCGCTCAAGCGCGGCACCATCGCCAACGACCAACTGGAGGCGCACTACCGCGATGTGATCGACCGGATCGACCCGATCATGAAGCGCGAGCGCATCGTCACCGTGCCCAAGCGGCCGCTGCAGATGCGGCTGGGCTCGGCCGCCGAGAGCGCCGCCTCGCCCGCGCCGCACTACCTGCCGCCGCCGCTGGTGGGCAACACCGGCCAGCAGGGCCAGTTCGTGCTGCCCATCGGTAACCCGTCGGCCGATGGCCAGGACGCCGGCAGCCGCTACGACGATTTCAACTTCGCCGCCGCGGCCTGGACGCTGAGCGCGCACGAGGGCCGCCCGGGCCACGACCTGCAGTTCGCCGCGATGGTCGAACGCGGCCTGTCGCTGGCGCGCACGCTGTTCGCGTTCAACTCGGTCAACGTCGAGGGCTGGGCGCTGTACGCCGAGGCCGAGATGGTGCCTTACGAGCCGGCCGAGGGGCAGATGATCGCGCTGCAGTTCCGCCTGCTGCGCGCGGCGCGCGCGATGCTGGACCCGATGCTCAACCTGGGCCTTATCGACCGCGAGCGCGCGCGCCTGGTGCTGGAGAACGACGTGGGCCTGTCGCCGGCGATGGCGCGCCAGGAGCTGGACCGCTACACCTTCAACGCACCCGGCCAGGCCGGCAGCTACTTCTACGGCTACAGCCGGATCCTGGAGCTGCGCATGCAGACCGAACTGGCGCTGGGGCCAAAGTTCGACCGGCAGGCGTTCAACGACTTCCTGCTCGACCAGGGCCTGCTGCCGCCCGATCAGCTGGCCGAGGCGGTGCGCACGCAGTTCGTTCCGCGGTACGCGGACAAGGCCGCGCCGTGA